A genomic window from Sceloporus undulatus isolate JIND9_A2432 ecotype Alabama chromosome 9, SceUnd_v1.1, whole genome shotgun sequence includes:
- the ERCC2 gene encoding general transcription and DNA repair factor IIH helicase subunit XPD isoform X1, protein MKLNIDGLLVYFPYDYIYPEQYSYMLELKRTLDAKGHGVLEMPSGTGKTISLLSLIVAYQRAYPLEVTKLIYCSRTVPEIEKVIEELRKLLDFYEKQTGEKMPFLALALSSRKNLCIHPEVSSLRFGKEVDGKCFSLTASYIRVQHQQDSSAPSCRFFEEFDAHGRQLPIPYGVYNLDDLKAYGRQKGWCPYFLARYSILHANIVVYSYHYLLDPKIADLVSKELAKKSVVVFDEAHNIDNVCIDSMGVNITRKMLDRCQGNVATLQTAIQNIKETDAQKLKEEYRRLVEGLREANVARETDVYLANPVLPDEILQEAVPGNIRTAEHFVGFLKRFLEYLKSRLRVHHVIQESPPSFLKDIHEKVCIDRKPLRFCAERLRSLLRTLEIADISDFSPITLISNFATLVSTYSKGFTIIIEPFDDRTPTIMNPILHFSCMDASIAIKPVFERFQSVIITSGTLSPLDIYPKILDFRPVTMATFTMTLARTCLCPMIVGRGNDQVAISSKFETREDMAVIRNYGNLLLEMSAIVPDGIVAFFTSYQYMENIVASWYEQGILENIQRNKLIFIETQDGAETSMALEKYQEACENGRGAILLSVARGKVSEGIDFVHHYGRAVIMFGVPYVYTQSRILKARLEYLRDQFQIRENDFLTFDAMRHAAQCVGRAIRGKTDYGLMIFADKRFARADKRGKLPRWIQEHITDANLNLTVDEAIQVAKYFLRQMAQPFRKEDQLGLSLLTFEQLQSEETLRKVQEIAHQV, encoded by the exons ATGAA GTTGAACATCGATGGATTGCTTGTTTATTTCCCCTATGACTACATCTACCCTGAGCAGTATTCCTATATGCTGGAGCTCAAGAGGACGTTGGACGCCAAG GGACATGGAGTACTGGAAATGCCCTCTGGGACTGGGAAAACCATCTCCCTCCTGTCTCTCATTGTGGCTTATCAGCGG gcttaccCTTTGGAGGTGACCAAGCTCATTTACTGCTCCAGAACTGTGCCAGAGATTGAAAAG GTTATTGAGGAGTTGCGCAAACTTCTGGATTTCTACGAGAAGCAGACGGGGGAGAAGATGCCGTTCCTTGCCTTAGCGCTCAGCTCTAGGAAGAACCTTTGCATCCACCCCGAA GTGAGCTCCTTGCGTTTTGGGAAGGAGGTGGACGGAAAGTGTTTCAGTCTGACGGCTTCATATATACGGGTCCAGCATCAACAGGATAGCAGCGCTCCTTCTTGCCGTTTTTTTGAG GAATTTGATGCCCACGGTCGCCAGCTGCCCATTCCGTACGGAGTGTACAACCTGGACGACTTGAAGGCTTACGGGCGGCAGAAGGGTTGGTGCCCATACTTCCTTGCCCGATATTCG ATTCTTCATGCTAACATTGTGGTGTACAGTTACCACTATCTCTTAGACCCCAAGATTGCGGACCTGGTGTCCAAGGAACTGGCCAAGAAGTCGGTGGTTGTCTTTGATGAGGCTCACAATATTG ATAATGTCTGCATTGATTCCATGGGGGTCAACATCACGCGCAAGATGCTAGATCGGTGCCAGGGGAACGTGGCCACGCTACAAACTGCCATCCAGAA CATCAAGGAAACAGACGCTCAGAAGCTAAAGGAGGAATACCGGCGCCTGGTGGAGGGGCTGAGAGAGGCCAACGTTGCACGAGAAACGGATGTCTATTTGGCCAACCCAGTACTGCCAGATGAGATTCTCCAAG AGGCTGTGCCGGGCAACATCCGAACTGCAGAGCACTTTGTTGGCTTCTTGAAGCGCTTCCTAGAGTACCTGAAGTCCCGCTTGCGGGTCCATCATGTCATCCAGGAGAGTCCCCCGTCGTTCTTGAAGGACATCCACGAAAAAGTCTGCATTGACCGCAAGCCGCTCCG GTTCTGTGCCGAACGGCTTCGCTCCCTCCTTCGCACGCTGGAAATTGCAGACATCTCCGATTTCTCCCCCATTACGCTGATATCCAACTTTGCCACGTTGGTCAGCACTTACTCCAAAG GTTTTACCATCATCATCGAACCCTTTGATGATAGGACTCCCACCATTATGAACCCAATCCTGCACTTCAG cTGCATGGATGCCTCCATTGCCATCAAGCCAGTTTTTGAACGGTTCCAGTCGGTCATTATCACTTCGGGT ACCCTTTCCCCACTGGATATCTATCCAAAGATCCTGGACTTCAGGCCGGTTACTATGGCCACGTTCACCATGACCCTCGCCAGGACCTGCTTGTGCCCAATG ATTGTGGGGCGAGGGAATGACCAAGTGGCCATCAGCTCCAAGTTCGAGACCCGTGAAGACATGG CTGTGATCCGCAACTATGGCAATCTGCTCCTGGAGATGTCTGCCATTGTCCCGGATGGTATTGTGGCCTTCTTTACCAGCTACCAATACATGGAGAACATTGTGGCTTCGTGGTATGAGCAG GGGATCTTGGAGAACATCCAGCGCAACAAACTCATCTTCATTGAGACGCAAGATGGAGCCGAGACCAGCATGGCTTTAGAGAAATACCAGGAG GCCTGCGAGAACGGCAGAGGGGCCATCTTGTTGTCAGTGGCCCGGGGGAAAGTCTCTGAAGGAATTGATTTTG ttcacCACTATGGAAGAGCTGTGATCATGTTTGGCGTGCCCTATGTTTACACCCAGAGCCGCATCCTAAAG GCACGGCTGGAGTACCTGAGGGACCAGTTCCAAATCCGTGAAAATGACTTCCTTACTTTCGACGCCATGCGCCACGCAGCCCAATGCGTGGGCCGGGCCATCCGTGGCAAGACAGACTACGGCCTTATGATCTTTGCAGACAAG CGTTTCGCCCGGGCTGACAAGCGCGGAAAACTCCCCCGCTGGATCCAAGAGCACATCACGGACGCCAACCTCAACTTGACAGTGGACGAAGCCATACAGGTTGCCAAATATTTCTTGCGGCAGATGGCTCAGCCTTTCCGGAAG GAAGACCAACTGGGCCTATCTTTGCTCACCTTTGAGCAGTTGCAGTCAGAGGAGACGCTGCGCAAAGTGCAGGAGATTGCGCACCAAGTGTGA
- the ERCC2 gene encoding general transcription and DNA repair factor IIH helicase subunit XPD isoform X2 codes for MKLNIDGLLVYFPYDYIYPEQYSYMLELKRTLDAKGHGVLEMPSGTGKTISLLSLIVAYQRAYPLEVTKLIYCSRTVPEIEKVIEELRKLLDFYEKQTGEKMPFLALALSSRKNLCIHPEVSSLRFGKEVDGKCFSLTASYIRVQHQQDSSAPSCRFFEEFDAHGRQLPIPYGVYNLDDLKAYGRQKGWCPYFLARYSILHANIVVYSYHYLLDPKIADLVSKELAKKSVVVFDEAHNIDNVCIDSMGVNITRKMLDRCQGNVATLQTAIQNIKETDAQKLKEEYRRLVEGLREANVARETDVYLANPVLPDEILQEAVPGNIRTAEHFVGFLKRFLEYLKSRLRVHHVIQESPPSFLKDIHEKVCIDRKPLRFCAERLRSLLRTLEIADISDFSPITLISNFATLVSTYSKGFTIIIEPFDDRTPTIMNPILHFSCMDASIAIKPVFERFQSVIITSGIVGRGNDQVAISSKFETREDMAVIRNYGNLLLEMSAIVPDGIVAFFTSYQYMENIVASWYEQGILENIQRNKLIFIETQDGAETSMALEKYQEACENGRGAILLSVARGKVSEGIDFVHHYGRAVIMFGVPYVYTQSRILKARLEYLRDQFQIRENDFLTFDAMRHAAQCVGRAIRGKTDYGLMIFADKRFARADKRGKLPRWIQEHITDANLNLTVDEAIQVAKYFLRQMAQPFRKEDQLGLSLLTFEQLQSEETLRKVQEIAHQV; via the exons ATGAA GTTGAACATCGATGGATTGCTTGTTTATTTCCCCTATGACTACATCTACCCTGAGCAGTATTCCTATATGCTGGAGCTCAAGAGGACGTTGGACGCCAAG GGACATGGAGTACTGGAAATGCCCTCTGGGACTGGGAAAACCATCTCCCTCCTGTCTCTCATTGTGGCTTATCAGCGG gcttaccCTTTGGAGGTGACCAAGCTCATTTACTGCTCCAGAACTGTGCCAGAGATTGAAAAG GTTATTGAGGAGTTGCGCAAACTTCTGGATTTCTACGAGAAGCAGACGGGGGAGAAGATGCCGTTCCTTGCCTTAGCGCTCAGCTCTAGGAAGAACCTTTGCATCCACCCCGAA GTGAGCTCCTTGCGTTTTGGGAAGGAGGTGGACGGAAAGTGTTTCAGTCTGACGGCTTCATATATACGGGTCCAGCATCAACAGGATAGCAGCGCTCCTTCTTGCCGTTTTTTTGAG GAATTTGATGCCCACGGTCGCCAGCTGCCCATTCCGTACGGAGTGTACAACCTGGACGACTTGAAGGCTTACGGGCGGCAGAAGGGTTGGTGCCCATACTTCCTTGCCCGATATTCG ATTCTTCATGCTAACATTGTGGTGTACAGTTACCACTATCTCTTAGACCCCAAGATTGCGGACCTGGTGTCCAAGGAACTGGCCAAGAAGTCGGTGGTTGTCTTTGATGAGGCTCACAATATTG ATAATGTCTGCATTGATTCCATGGGGGTCAACATCACGCGCAAGATGCTAGATCGGTGCCAGGGGAACGTGGCCACGCTACAAACTGCCATCCAGAA CATCAAGGAAACAGACGCTCAGAAGCTAAAGGAGGAATACCGGCGCCTGGTGGAGGGGCTGAGAGAGGCCAACGTTGCACGAGAAACGGATGTCTATTTGGCCAACCCAGTACTGCCAGATGAGATTCTCCAAG AGGCTGTGCCGGGCAACATCCGAACTGCAGAGCACTTTGTTGGCTTCTTGAAGCGCTTCCTAGAGTACCTGAAGTCCCGCTTGCGGGTCCATCATGTCATCCAGGAGAGTCCCCCGTCGTTCTTGAAGGACATCCACGAAAAAGTCTGCATTGACCGCAAGCCGCTCCG GTTCTGTGCCGAACGGCTTCGCTCCCTCCTTCGCACGCTGGAAATTGCAGACATCTCCGATTTCTCCCCCATTACGCTGATATCCAACTTTGCCACGTTGGTCAGCACTTACTCCAAAG GTTTTACCATCATCATCGAACCCTTTGATGATAGGACTCCCACCATTATGAACCCAATCCTGCACTTCAG cTGCATGGATGCCTCCATTGCCATCAAGCCAGTTTTTGAACGGTTCCAGTCGGTCATTATCACTTCGGGT ATTGTGGGGCGAGGGAATGACCAAGTGGCCATCAGCTCCAAGTTCGAGACCCGTGAAGACATGG CTGTGATCCGCAACTATGGCAATCTGCTCCTGGAGATGTCTGCCATTGTCCCGGATGGTATTGTGGCCTTCTTTACCAGCTACCAATACATGGAGAACATTGTGGCTTCGTGGTATGAGCAG GGGATCTTGGAGAACATCCAGCGCAACAAACTCATCTTCATTGAGACGCAAGATGGAGCCGAGACCAGCATGGCTTTAGAGAAATACCAGGAG GCCTGCGAGAACGGCAGAGGGGCCATCTTGTTGTCAGTGGCCCGGGGGAAAGTCTCTGAAGGAATTGATTTTG ttcacCACTATGGAAGAGCTGTGATCATGTTTGGCGTGCCCTATGTTTACACCCAGAGCCGCATCCTAAAG GCACGGCTGGAGTACCTGAGGGACCAGTTCCAAATCCGTGAAAATGACTTCCTTACTTTCGACGCCATGCGCCACGCAGCCCAATGCGTGGGCCGGGCCATCCGTGGCAAGACAGACTACGGCCTTATGATCTTTGCAGACAAG CGTTTCGCCCGGGCTGACAAGCGCGGAAAACTCCCCCGCTGGATCCAAGAGCACATCACGGACGCCAACCTCAACTTGACAGTGGACGAAGCCATACAGGTTGCCAAATATTTCTTGCGGCAGATGGCTCAGCCTTTCCGGAAG GAAGACCAACTGGGCCTATCTTTGCTCACCTTTGAGCAGTTGCAGTCAGAGGAGACGCTGCGCAAAGTGCAGGAGATTGCGCACCAAGTGTGA
- the ERCC2 gene encoding general transcription and DNA repair factor IIH helicase subunit XPD isoform X3 encodes MPLLSSPSSYVICPEVSSLRFGKEVDGKCFSLTASYIRVQHQQDSSAPSCRFFEEFDAHGRQLPIPYGVYNLDDLKAYGRQKGWCPYFLARYSILHANIVVYSYHYLLDPKIADLVSKELAKKSVVVFDEAHNIDNVCIDSMGVNITRKMLDRCQGNVATLQTAIQNIKETDAQKLKEEYRRLVEGLREANVARETDVYLANPVLPDEILQEAVPGNIRTAEHFVGFLKRFLEYLKSRLRVHHVIQESPPSFLKDIHEKVCIDRKPLRFCAERLRSLLRTLEIADISDFSPITLISNFATLVSTYSKGFTIIIEPFDDRTPTIMNPILHFSCMDASIAIKPVFERFQSVIITSGTLSPLDIYPKILDFRPVTMATFTMTLARTCLCPMIVGRGNDQVAISSKFETREDMAVIRNYGNLLLEMSAIVPDGIVAFFTSYQYMENIVASWYEQGILENIQRNKLIFIETQDGAETSMALEKYQEACENGRGAILLSVARGKVSEGIDFVHHYGRAVIMFGVPYVYTQSRILKARLEYLRDQFQIRENDFLTFDAMRHAAQCVGRAIRGKTDYGLMIFADKRFARADKRGKLPRWIQEHITDANLNLTVDEAIQVAKYFLRQMAQPFRKEDQLGLSLLTFEQLQSEETLRKVQEIAHQV; translated from the exons ATGCCTCTACTCTCTTCACCCTCTTCCTATGTAATCTGTccagaa GTGAGCTCCTTGCGTTTTGGGAAGGAGGTGGACGGAAAGTGTTTCAGTCTGACGGCTTCATATATACGGGTCCAGCATCAACAGGATAGCAGCGCTCCTTCTTGCCGTTTTTTTGAG GAATTTGATGCCCACGGTCGCCAGCTGCCCATTCCGTACGGAGTGTACAACCTGGACGACTTGAAGGCTTACGGGCGGCAGAAGGGTTGGTGCCCATACTTCCTTGCCCGATATTCG ATTCTTCATGCTAACATTGTGGTGTACAGTTACCACTATCTCTTAGACCCCAAGATTGCGGACCTGGTGTCCAAGGAACTGGCCAAGAAGTCGGTGGTTGTCTTTGATGAGGCTCACAATATTG ATAATGTCTGCATTGATTCCATGGGGGTCAACATCACGCGCAAGATGCTAGATCGGTGCCAGGGGAACGTGGCCACGCTACAAACTGCCATCCAGAA CATCAAGGAAACAGACGCTCAGAAGCTAAAGGAGGAATACCGGCGCCTGGTGGAGGGGCTGAGAGAGGCCAACGTTGCACGAGAAACGGATGTCTATTTGGCCAACCCAGTACTGCCAGATGAGATTCTCCAAG AGGCTGTGCCGGGCAACATCCGAACTGCAGAGCACTTTGTTGGCTTCTTGAAGCGCTTCCTAGAGTACCTGAAGTCCCGCTTGCGGGTCCATCATGTCATCCAGGAGAGTCCCCCGTCGTTCTTGAAGGACATCCACGAAAAAGTCTGCATTGACCGCAAGCCGCTCCG GTTCTGTGCCGAACGGCTTCGCTCCCTCCTTCGCACGCTGGAAATTGCAGACATCTCCGATTTCTCCCCCATTACGCTGATATCCAACTTTGCCACGTTGGTCAGCACTTACTCCAAAG GTTTTACCATCATCATCGAACCCTTTGATGATAGGACTCCCACCATTATGAACCCAATCCTGCACTTCAG cTGCATGGATGCCTCCATTGCCATCAAGCCAGTTTTTGAACGGTTCCAGTCGGTCATTATCACTTCGGGT ACCCTTTCCCCACTGGATATCTATCCAAAGATCCTGGACTTCAGGCCGGTTACTATGGCCACGTTCACCATGACCCTCGCCAGGACCTGCTTGTGCCCAATG ATTGTGGGGCGAGGGAATGACCAAGTGGCCATCAGCTCCAAGTTCGAGACCCGTGAAGACATGG CTGTGATCCGCAACTATGGCAATCTGCTCCTGGAGATGTCTGCCATTGTCCCGGATGGTATTGTGGCCTTCTTTACCAGCTACCAATACATGGAGAACATTGTGGCTTCGTGGTATGAGCAG GGGATCTTGGAGAACATCCAGCGCAACAAACTCATCTTCATTGAGACGCAAGATGGAGCCGAGACCAGCATGGCTTTAGAGAAATACCAGGAG GCCTGCGAGAACGGCAGAGGGGCCATCTTGTTGTCAGTGGCCCGGGGGAAAGTCTCTGAAGGAATTGATTTTG ttcacCACTATGGAAGAGCTGTGATCATGTTTGGCGTGCCCTATGTTTACACCCAGAGCCGCATCCTAAAG GCACGGCTGGAGTACCTGAGGGACCAGTTCCAAATCCGTGAAAATGACTTCCTTACTTTCGACGCCATGCGCCACGCAGCCCAATGCGTGGGCCGGGCCATCCGTGGCAAGACAGACTACGGCCTTATGATCTTTGCAGACAAG CGTTTCGCCCGGGCTGACAAGCGCGGAAAACTCCCCCGCTGGATCCAAGAGCACATCACGGACGCCAACCTCAACTTGACAGTGGACGAAGCCATACAGGTTGCCAAATATTTCTTGCGGCAGATGGCTCAGCCTTTCCGGAAG GAAGACCAACTGGGCCTATCTTTGCTCACCTTTGAGCAGTTGCAGTCAGAGGAGACGCTGCGCAAAGTGCAGGAGATTGCGCACCAAGTGTGA